From the genome of Cryptococcus tetragattii IND107 chromosome 6, whole genome shotgun sequence, one region includes:
- a CDS encoding ubiquitin-conjugating enzyme E2-16 kDa — protein sequence MALKRINKELIDLGRDPPSSCSAGPINDNLFQWQATIMGPADSPYSGGVFFLSLTFPTDYPFKPPKVQFTTKIYHPNINANGSICLDILRDQWSPALTISKVLLSICSMLTDPNPDDPLVPEIANTYKTDRARYEATAREWTRKYAT from the exons ATGGCTTTGAAGCGCATTAACAAG GAACTCATCGACCTGGGACGTGACCCCCCATCGTCATGCTCCGCTGGTCCCATCAATGACAATCTTTTCCAATGGCAAGCGACCATTATGGGCCCG GCCGATTCCCCTTATTCGGGCGGTGTCTTCTTTCT TTCCCTTACTTTCCCCACCG ACTATCCCTTCAAGCCTCCTAAGGTGCAGTTTACGACCAAGATCTATCATCCCAACATCAATGCCAACGGGTCTATCTGTTTGGACATCTTGCGAGACCAGTGGAGCCCGGCATTGACCATTTCAAAGG TCTTGTTGTCCATCTGTTCCATGTTGACAGACCCTAACCCTGACGATCCTTTGGTGCCCGAGATTGCAAAC ACCTACAAAACTGATAGGGCACGATATGAGGCAACAGCAAGGGAATGGACGAGGAA ATATGCGACGTAG